Below is a genomic region from Fusarium oxysporum Fo47 chromosome XI, complete sequence.
TGCACTCTACTCTGACCGACAAGAAATGTACGTTGGGCAGATTCTTGGCAGCGGTGGTCTCAGACTTCTGATGATGGTTCGTCATTCTCGGCCCCAACCTTTACCTACAATGACACTAACAGTTATTTCCTTCCTCAGGGATATGGACCAACATGGAGATCAGTAAGTCATCCTTGAGTGGTTTAGCTACGATATAGCCTAACACAGTCTTAAGTTCCGCAAACTGGTACACTCGCTGCTCAACGTCACCACAGCCAGGAGCTACGTGCCCTACCAAGACCTCGAGAACAAGCAAATGCTATATGAGATGATCGTTCAACCCGATCAATTCCTCCAGAGTATTCGACGATACTCCAACGCACTCACAACAACCATGGTATTTGGCTGGCGCTCGCCTATCTATCGAGACCCCAAGCTCATGCAGCTCTTCGACGGCTTTGCTGAGTTTGCCGAGATCAATCAAACTGGTATCGCTGCCCTCCTTGACTCGTTCCCCGTACTTAGGAAGCTGCCTGACTTTCTCTTGCCCGTGCAGAGGAAAGCCAAGGAGCTTcataagaaggaaaaggatcTCTACATGAGTCATTGGCTTAAGGCGAAGCAGGACATCGCAGATGGCTCTATTAAGCCATGTTTCTGTGTTGGATTAGCCGAAGCgcaagagaaggaaaagttTGATGATGCGCAAGCTGCTTATATCTCTGGGACTCTCCTTGAAGCGGGTTCAGACACAACATCTAGCACTCTGTATGCCTTTGTGCAGGCAATGCTTCTTTATCCTGAGATCCAGCGAAAGGCTCAGGACGAAATCGACAAAGTAGTTGGTAAGCGCATGCCAACTATGGATGACGAGCAGAGCCTTCAGTATGTCCGCGCATGCATGAAAGAGACATTGCGATGGATGCCGACAACCATCCTCGGTGCTGTTCCTCATGCTGTCACGCAGGACGATACATACAACGGATATCTTATCCCCAAGGGCGCAGGTGTTCTCAACAATGTCTGGGGTATTCATATGGATCCTGAGCGTCATCCCAACCCTCGCCAGTTCAACCCTGACAGGTACCGGGATGACTTCCAGAGCTTGGCAGACGCCGCAGCCAACCCAGACGCGTCAAAACGGGATCAGTTCACTTTTGGCGCAGGCCGTCGTATTTGCCCTGGGATTCACGTTGCCGAACGAAGCTTATTCCTGGGCATTTCACGGATCCTATGGGCATTTGATATTAAGCCTACTGTGGATAAGAACGGCAAGCCCGTTTTGCCAGATCCAGATAAGCTGACTCAAGGCTTCGTATGCATGCCCGAGGAATTTCCAGCTAGAATCATTCCAAGGTCTGAGGAAAAGAAGGCTCAGGTGATCGAGAGttggaagaaggctgagaaagatgttcttgatccTGAGACGAAGCAGTGGTGTTAGAGAATGTTCTCAATTAATAATTATGTATCTATCAAGTTTTCATAGTTGACTAAAGTCAATCATCAAGAATGGCACTGCAGCATTGCTTCATCATGTGTCCCAACACTATTCATATCTCGGAGGCAGATCGTAATCTATATGTATATAAGTTTAGGCAGAGCCCAAGAGCTCCTCGACAAGACCAGCGACGGACTGGACGACGGGGTACTTAGGGAAGTTGGGCTTGTAGACCTGGGACATGTCAGTATTGTGTCTTGTAAAAACGATAGGGTATGGGCACTTACAGCCTGGCAGACAGCATTGAACTCGCTGCGGGGAGCCTTGCCACGGGCAAGCTCGTCACCGGGAACTCCAAGCTTGAccacctcctcggccttgtcAACGGTATCCCAGCCAGGTCCAGCAGCGGGGTTCTTGATCCACTGAACAAACCAGTTGTGGATAGAATCGGCAAGAGCCTGCTGAGCCTTGGTGACACCCTGAAGAGCGGCAAAACACTCATTACCGCCGTGGAAGAAAGGAACCTCAGTACCGTGGGTAGGAGCAGTGTTGGGGGGTCCAACGACGTTATCGTACTTGCCGAAGAAGCGGTAGACCCAGGTCTTCTGCTGCTCACTTCGCATGTCGAGGAGATAGTCAACGGGACAGTTGAAGCGGGCATCACCGTACTGGATACCGCTGCGGAGAGACTCGGTGGCGTAGTCGTTGGGGTTGTATGCCTGGATCAGAGACTCATCGGGGATATGAGCGCTATCGGCATCGAAAGTGTTGATCCAAGAGCTGAAGTTGCTGTTCTCAGCGCCGTAgacgaggctgaagatggtACCCTCTCCGTTGGAGGTACCAGTCAGCATGGGGACATGGGAAGGATAGTTTCCGGCAGCGAAACGGGCAGAGTAGTCAGAGAAGCGGGTGATATCGTCAACAACGGGAGTGAACCAAGTGTTGAAGGTGGAGTTGAAGTTCTTGGTCTGGAAGTCAAGAATGTCCTTGTTGCGGAGACAGTCGAGCTGACCGTTGCCGCCCTTGGGGCAGCCAACTTCCTCGGCGACAGCGTTaagagcctcatcaacgGGAGCGTAAGCGGGGCCGGACATGGCGTTGGCGCTCATCTCGACGGCACCCTTGAGGAAGGTGTTGGGGTTGTTCCATAGGTAGTGATCGACCTGGACACCACCAGAAGAGTGACCACCAAAGACAATATGGTCAGGGTTACCTCCAAAGGCTGCATAAACGTTAGTCAAGTTTTGCATGTGATCGATAAGCGTGAAACATACCCCTGATGTTCTTGTGGACCCAGTCAAGAGCCTTCTCGACATCCAAAATGCTAAAGTTCTGTGTCTCATCAGGGTTGGCGCTCGTCAACTCAGAAGAATGAGGCGAAGCAAAGATGCTCTCGCGGGTATTGAAGTTGACGTAAACAACTCCATTGCGAGCAAAGTTTGTGCCTTGGATCTGGGGGTTGCTGCTGGAGCCAGTGACCATAGCACCACCATACATGTAAACGAATACCTAGTGGGTGTCAGTTTGTGTCTCGGAATATTATGCGGGAGGGTAGGGTAAGGCTGACAGGCAAGTTCTTGCCCTTGGATGGGGCCCAGATGTTAAGGTTCAGACAATCCTCATCTTGACGAGTAAAGGCATCGTTTGAGATGGCTTGAGGACATGTCGCACCATATGACGTAGCCTGGAACTTGGAACGAGACTCGGGAAGATCCTGAGGAGCCTTCCATCTACACCAGTGTCAGCTCATCAAAATGTGAAACAAACAATTAGATGACCTACCTGTTTTGGCCACCAGTGGAAGCAGCAAAAGGAACACCAAGATAAACGGCGTTACAGTGCTTGTCACGGAAACCTTGAATGTCACCCTGAGGAAGAGCAGCTTGCGGAATTGGAGGACAGGGAGGCTTCGCAGTCACAGGGACAAGACACGTGGCGGCCAGGATTAAACCTGTTGTTGTGAACATGCTGCTGAGGCCCATGGTGAGGAATGTGATGAGACGGGACGGGAAAAGGTGAAGATCGACTGAGACACGAGAAAAGCTTGAAGAATGAGTGGACAGAAGTTCCCGCAGCTTTTGGTTTTTATCACCAAAAGATGCTTGCTATTATTCGATTCGCCTATATCAGAGACGAAGAATTTCCGAGCGGCGGACGCTTAGCTACAATGAGACGTCTGAGCGGTCTCGGCAGTGGAACCAAGGCCCTTTAGTGCTGGGGGCTTCTAACTGTATTTAGCAGGACACAGCCGGAACATTCACTATAATAGAGTTTCGCGGAACGTGCACCGGTCGATTTTGTCATGCATGATCCGAGTCATGGATCCTGAATGCCTGTAAAATCCCGACttgggaaaagaaaaaaaaatgTCGGGTAATAAAAAAGGGGCTCACGGGAAGAACGGGAGGCTGGTGAGACTATTGAAAAGAAACGCCGGATATACTGCGTAGGGCAGAAGTTGAGCGGCTTCACGGCCAACTCTGTTAGTTGCAAGCCATTGCCGTTGATAGCATCACAGTGGGCATTTTACGCTGATCTTCTGATGCCAAATGGATCCGAGGCTCAATGAGAGATCCCACATCGCTTATCCATCAGTGCAAAATGACAGAATTTGTGGATTGACAGCTCCTTGATGGTTGAGATTGTTCTCCACGATAGGAATTGATCGGCCAAGCTGCCCCTGGTCAATCGCTACAGTGCCAGTTCGCCGACCGAGCTTGATAATCAAGCACAGATCTCTTGCATCGGATTGGAACCCTTACGACGATCCTCCGACGCACATCCTGAAGCAGAAGGTTACGGGAATCCCTCTCGGCGCCGACAAACCACGTCCCTTGCATATCAGCCAATCCAGACACCCGGACGTCAGCCCAATTGCCTTACTGCTAATTCCGCTCAATGTCACTTGAGTCATAATATTAGAAACCAAGACACTAATGAATAATACCTTACGAGATATAGCCACAGCCAATATTTTTGCGGAGTGTCCACCTTGTTGTTCCGAGGTTTTTCTTTCCGCGCCACTAGTTCAGGTGCACAAGTCTGGTTGGAAACATGACTGGATATCGCCGCGCAAAATCCACATTTGGTGCCCTTTTGACTTCGGAGCTAGAGACAAGTCTGTCAGGACTCTCCACAGAAGTAACGGCTTCTGGAATCTCACTGTGACAATCTCTTACACAATGAGCTGATACCAAGGACCGAGTCCACGGGTCCTGTTGATCAGGGGGGTTTGGGGTTTGGGCTCCGGATCCTTCGGTAGGAAATAAGTCTTGCTGCATTCCCACCTTGCCTTGCATTTTGTGCTGGGTTGTTTtgcagatcagatcagatcaacGTCGCAATGGCTGAGGGTCTGGGACAAGTTGTAAGTTTATACCTTTGACGAGGTTATGGTGATGTTTTTGCTGATGGTTTTAGATTTCGTGGTACATTTGTACCGTCATTGCGTGCATCTTTCTGATTTTGAGAATATGGGTTCGTGTGCGCAAGCTTGGACTATTGGcgattgatgatggactCATTATTCTGGCGGCGTGTTGTTTGATCGGTGATTTGATCATCCAGCAGCATATGTGGAATTTGGGAATGGCGGATATGGCGAATGCTTCTCGCGATGAGTTTATCCAGATCATGAAGGTGAGTTGATGTCTCTCGATCGCAATAGTGATATTTGCTAACAACCAACAAGATGATCGTTCCCGGATCGATTCTCTACGTCACCTCGTTATGGGCCATCAAGATTGCTCTGGTTCTGTTCTACAAGCGACTTGCTGCTCCTGGAACAAAGCTGCAGGTTATTTACAACGTCACTCTTGGTCTCTTGGTGATTTTCTGGGctaccatcttcttccatatCATTTTTCAATGTTTCCCACATGACAAGCGATGGTCGCAAGATCCAAACTGTGCGTTACCTCACTCCCGTTTGAGACAACATATGCTGACGACTGAACAGATCAGTGCGACCCGAAGGAAGCAGAGAAGAACTATTGGTTGACCGTTATCCGTATGTTATTTCATCCCTTTGGAGTCTATATGCGCAATACTCACTCTTCGCAGTAAATATCGGCACCGACGTCATCAGTATGTTTAGAAGATACGAATTCAAGTTGCCCGACTAATAAATCGCAGCCATCAGTCTTCCCATCACCATGGTCATGAAGCTCCAGATGAAGACAAAGCAAAAGATCGGTGTTGCAGCCATCTTCGCCCTCGGTTTCCTGGTCGTCATCGCGAGCAGTGCGTCCTCCAACTTCTTTACCACGAGCTTCGCTAACGACTTCAGTCATTCGAGCCTACTactccaagaagaacgaaACCATGTTGACATGCACCGTTTCCATGATCGAAACCGccgtcgccatcatcgcaACCTGTCTTCCTCGTACGTCTACCCATCTCCGCTATCTCCATCCCACTAACAGATTCTCCAGCGCTGCGAACTCTCTTCCTTGGCCAAATGTCATCTGCCCGATCAGGCTCCAACTACGGACGCTACGAGCTCTCCTCCACCGGTCAACCACGATCCCGACGAACGAACCAAAGCCGAATCGTCACAAACGTCATGGGCGGTACGCAAAAGCTCGACAACGATTCACAGGACGAACTATTCAAGGAGTCTGCGCATTCAGTGGCGGGACGAAGTACGACTAGTGATAAAACTCCTGGTATCACTGTCAACACCACCATTCAAATGCACCATAgcagcgaggaggaggcgaGACGATCACAGGCTAGGCTTGATAGCTTCGCTTAAGTGTTTttatatgtatatatatataatttgTAATAATTTATGGAAGCGAAATGTTTACTTGCAAGTAAAAGAGGATGCGACGTCTGGGTTGCCCCCCTTGTATGTTAGCCGCTTCGGATAAGCGCACAGCTCAACAGCTCGTCGCTTTTCCGTGCCAACAGTTTCCGCATACAGAGTCTCGGGTGCTTTGCCGTGCTCAACCCACTTGACAAGAGCGTCAAAGGCACTTCCAGGATACCATCCATCGCCGCCTTTGCAGTGCCCAACACCCGGTGCTTCGAAGAATCTGTAGTAATCCGTGGCGCTAGAATCTTCCTCGAGAACACGCTTGTAGTAATCCACTGAGCCCTTGTGCGGGATGAGTTGATCTGCTGTTCCGTGCCATGAGATCAATTTTCCTCCTGCTTTCTTGAAGTCTGTGAGATCCGGGTCTGATGTACCCATTACTGAGGCAAAGCGGTTAACGGATTGCCGGAAGAGCTTGCTGTACTCTGCGTGGGACAAGTCTTCCAGACTAGCTGATTGATCCTGAAGAAGGAAAGTGGTGAGCCAGTCTTGAGCAATGGCGAAGGGACTTGAAATGCAATCCTTCAACGATGTGCATGTGGTATTGGCAAGACCACTCAAGTCTGCACCACGATCAAGTCCATACCAGAGAAACTTGCCATCTTCTGTCTCCGGACCGCGCCAGGTCAAGCGAGCAACCTCAGCGCCCTTCTTGGAAATCTTGATTGTGCCAGATGGGTTGGTACACTCTACCGATTTACCAACGACAGACTTGGGGTCGAACTTGCACAGATCTGGGTTTGAGATAACACCGTCTTTGACTCCATCTAGTTGGTCACAAGCTTCAATTGCAGCCTTAGTGATGGCGTTGAGCTCGCAGATAGGAGGATAATAGTCTGAAACAGGTTAGCATGGCAGGCTTCTAATAATGAGGCAATAATCTTACCGAGCTTGTGCATAACAACTTGCGGCCAGTACTCCGATGTAACAAACTTGTCCCAGTTGAAAGCAGAAGCGGTAGCAAGAACGCCATTATACTGAGTTGGATACCTCTGCGCCATCATATGGCCCTGTCGTCCACCTGTAGAACACCCCTGACAGCCATCAGTAAAGCCCATCTGCCCAAGAGTATGATATACTTACGTTCCAGTATGAGTATCTTGGCTTTTTGCCGTAATAAGCCGCTGTCACGGCTTTTCCCAATGTCGCTGCATCATCCAGAGAAACAGCTGCAAAGTTCTGCAAAGCAGGCCAATTGAGGTTTCCGGTGCTATCTAAAGCCCAGTCCAACTCCTGTCTGTTAGCCAAGAGGTGGCCACCATCTGTAGTGACAGCGGCATATCCATTGGAAGCAGGTTGTGCAAGGTCGGGTAGGTCTCCCGTTGACCAGCCTCCGCCACCTACTCCAACAAATCGTCCGTTCCAGCCTGAGACTGGCAGTGTTACATATGTGTTGATGGTGTCATTCCAGCCTGGGTGTGTATACTGGA
It encodes:
- a CDS encoding Alpha/Beta hydrolase protein encodes the protein MGLSSMFTTTGLILAATCLVPVTAKPPCPPIPQAALPQGDIQGFRDKHCNAVYLGVPFAASTGGQNRWKAPQDLPESRSKFQATSYGATCPQAISNDAFTRQDEDCLNLNIWAPSKGKNLPVFVYMYGGAMVTGSSSNPQIQGTNFARNGVVYVNFNTRESIFASPHSSELTSANPDETQNFSILDVEKALDWVHKNIRAFGGNPDHIVFGGHSSGGVQVDHYLWNNPNTFLKGAVEMSANAMSGPAYAPVDEALNAVAEEVGCPKGGNGQLDCLRNKDILDFQTKNFNSTFNTWFTPVVDDITRFSDYSARFAAGNYPSHVPMLTGTSNGEGTIFSLVYGAENSNFSSWINTFDADSAHIPDESLIQAYNPNDYATESLRSGIQYGDARFNCPVDYLLDMRSEQQKTWVYRFFGKYDNVVGPPNTAPTHGTEVPFFHGGNECFAALQGVTKAQQALADSIHNWFVQWIKNPAAGPGWDTVDKAEEVVKLGVPGDELARGKAPRSEFNAVCQAVYKPNFPKYPVVQSVAGLVEELLGSA
- a CDS encoding cytochrome P450; amino-acid sequence: MLTVQLFWVALAAIFMPTKDAHLQFRKWADEYGPVYSLILGTKPFIVLSSAQAVKDLLDKKSALYSDRQEIYFLPQGYGPTWRSFRKLVHSLLNVTTARSYVPYQDLENKQMLYEMIVQPDQFLQSIRRYSNALTTTMVFGWRSPIYRDPKLMQLFDGFAEFAEINQTGIAALLDSFPVLRKLPDFLLPVQRKAKELHKKEKDLYMSHWLKAKQDIADGSIKPCFCVGLAEAQEKEKFDDAQAAYISGTLLEAGSDTTSSTLYAFVQAMLLYPEIQRKAQDEIDKVVGKRMPTMDDEQSLQYVRACMKETLRWMPTTILGAVPHAVTQDDTYNGYLIPKGAGVLNNVWGIHMDPERHPNPRQFNPDRYRDDFQSLADAAANPDASKRDQFTFGAGRRICPGIHVAERSLFLGISRILWAFDIKPTVDKNGKPVLPDPDKLTQGFVCMPEEFPARIIPRSEEKKAQVIESWKKAEKDVLDPETKQWC
- a CDS encoding tannase and feruloyl esterase-domain-containing protein, with translation MSDNPTTPEVQVDENTTSDSDSVFTADSVGATTSVASSVLKYKWKHGRRYHSDRAGQYSFPNDDQEQDRLDMIHHVFCRTVKDRLFLAPIDPEGLNVLDIGTGTGIWAIQFGDEHPSATVVGNDLSPIQPDWVPPNVKFIVDDVEAEWVEPIPYDYIHCRYMAGSIKDWPRLLRQAYANLKPGGWIELQETANTLYSEDDSIKPDNALVQMMDHLKLACDKIGRTMDPAPSFQQWAKEAGFASVKEERFKLPIGPWPKDERLKEIGTLMGVNMREGVAAFTAVLFTDVLGWSREEVELFNARVREASRDRSVHPMFDCLIVTGQKPKEHFVTMLSSNLSAISFAFMFQGFQSVLSKPTCTDHTFRSIKLANAKILSISTNLTNAELPSFPTNEWPNNSTDPFPVCQVTVQYTHPGWNDTINTYVTLPVSGWNGRFVGVGGGGWSTGDLPDLAQPASNGYAAVTTDGGHLLANRQELDWALDSTGNLNWPALQNFAAVSLDDAATLGKAVTAAYYGKKPRYSYWNGHMMAQRYPTQYNGVLATASAFNWDKFVTSEYWPQVVMHKLDYYPPICELNAITKAAIEACDQLDGVKDGVISNPDLCKFDPKSVVGKSVECTNPSGTIKISKKGAEVARLTWRGPETEDGKFLWYGLDRGADLSGLANTTCTSLKDCISSPFAIAQDWLTTFLLQDQSASLEDLSHAEYSKLFRQSVNRFASVMGTSDPDLTDFKKAGGKLISWHGTADQLIPHKGSVDYYKRVLEEDSSATDYYRFFEAPGVGHCKGGDGWYPGSAFDALVKWVEHGKAPETLYAETVGTEKRRAVELCAYPKRLTYKGGNPDVASSFTCK